TACCAGAAGCCGACCAGACTGTAGGAGCACAGCCCGATCACTTCCCACGCCACATAGGCGCCCAGCATGTCGGCAGCGCCCGCCAGCAGCAGCAGGCCGGCGATGAAGACCAGCATGATGGCGTAGAAGCGCGTCGTGCCCTGCTCCTCATGCTCCATGTAGCGGATGGAGAACAGCAGGATGGCGGCGCCGATGCCGGTGCCCATCACCATGAACAGCACGCTCAGCCCGTCGACGCGCAGGCCGATCGACAGCGGACCGTCCCAGCCGGCGAGCAGCGGCGCCTCCGCCGCGACGCCGGCCATGCTGGCGGGTACCAGCGTCAGCGAGGCGAGGAAGGAGGCGAAGACCACGGCGGTCGCGAGCATCCCCTTGCCGACCGGCGTCAGCCAGCGGGCGAGCAGGAGTTGAAGGACGAAGCCCCCGAGCAGGAGAAGAATGGGGAGCGTTGTGGACGTCATGACCAGCCCCTTTCTCAGCCACCGGCCAGCGGCGGAAAGATGAAGACGTCGGAGTCCAGCGACAGTGGCGTGTCCAGCCCCTGAAGACCGCGCACGTCCTGGCCGTTGACCAGGATGATGGCGTAGCCGGCGAGTTCACCGTCCTTCAGGATCCAGCGGGCGAAGTTCGGGCCGTATTCGGCGACCAGATCGCGCAGCAGGTCCCGCAGGGTCGCCGCGGGACGTTGCCACACCTCATGCGACTTCTTGGTGGCGTCGCGCAGCAGCGCGAAATAGGAGATTTTCATGGGACAGGGCCCTTCTTCCGGGACCGCCGCCAGACCACCGCCACCCGGCCGCCGCCGCCGCGGCGGATGGCCGCGGCGGCGGACCGGACAGGGTCAGGCCAGCGCCAGCGCGCTCAGCTTCTCCGGCGTGGGCACGCCGTTGGCATCCCAGCCGCGAACGCCGTAGTAGAGCGGCAGCATTTCCGGCAGGCGGCTGACCGCCCCCTTCGACGGGCCGGTCACGATCGGCTCACTCAGCAGGCGTGGCGGCAGGGTGTCGTCGGCGGCGGTCAGGCCGGCCTTCAGGTTCCACAGCCGCTCCAGGTTCCAGATCCGCTCGCCCGCCTCGATGAAGCTGTCGCCGGTGTAGGCGAAGCCTGTCAGCGCCGTCATCAACTCGGCGAATTCGGGTGCACCGATGCCGAAGGTGGCGAACAGGCAGGATCCGCTCGAATCCAGCGCCGCCGTCAGGTTCTGGAACAGGGCGACCAGCTCCGCCTTACCGTCGATGCTGTCCTTGTCGACCTTGACCGGCACGCCCAGCACCTCGGGGCTGATGGTGTAGCCGCGGACGTGACAACCGCCGCGGTTGTTGGTGGCGTAGTTCAGGCCGATGCCCTGGACCGCGCGCGGATCATAGGCCGGCATCTCCTGTTTCTTGACGGTCATCGACAGTTCCGGATGGCCGTAGAGGCTGGCCAGCCGGTAGGAGCCCAGTGCGAGCTTCTTGCCGAAGCCCTGGCCGATGCCGGCCAGCCGCACCGCCTCGACCATCGCATCGGCGTTGCCGAAGGTCAGCTCCAGACCCTCGGTGTCCTTCAGCGTGATGATGCCGCGGTCGAACAGCTCCATCGCGCAGGCGACGGTGCCGCCCATCGAGATGGTGTCCAGGCCGTATTCGTTGCAGTAGTAGTTGGCCTTGATCACCGCATCGAGGTTGTCGATCCGGCAATCCGGGCCGAAACCCCAGGCGGTTTCATACTCCGGCCCCTCGCCCTCGCCCTTGTATTTGGGGTGTTTGACCTTGGTGGCGCGGCCGCAGGAGATGATGCAGGAGAAACAGCCCTTCGGCCGCTGCAGCTGGTTGGCCGCCAGCGTCTCGCCGCCCACCTTGTCGGCGGTTTCGAAATGGCCGTCCTGGAAGTTGCCGGTGGGCAGACCACCCACCGAGTTCAGGATATTGACCAGCACGTTGGTGCCGTAGAGGCGCAAGCCGGTGCCGCCGACCGGATGCTCCTTGATCATGGTGCTGGCCTTGCTCACCGCGGCGAGGAAGGCGGCCTTGTCCGCGACGGTGACGGCACCGGTGCCGCGCACC
The Azospirillum sp. TSA2s DNA segment above includes these coding regions:
- a CDS encoding aldehyde ferredoxin oxidoreductase family protein, producing the protein MHGWTGKILRIDLSTGKIGTEALKTDLARDYIGARGLGTKYMYDEVDPAVDPLSPANKLIFASGPMTGTFAPSAGRYDVVTKGPLTGTIAASNSGGAWGPELKYAGYDMLILEGRSPKPVYLWIQDEEVEIRDAAHLWGKDVPETTEALNAETATDAKIACIGPAGENLSFIASIMNDMQRAAGRTGVGAVMGSKNLKAVVVRGTGAVTVADKAAFLAAVSKASTMIKEHPVGGTGLRLYGTNVLVNILNSVGGLPTGNFQDGHFETADKVGGETLAANQLQRPKGCFSCIISCGRATKVKHPKYKGEGEGPEYETAWGFGPDCRIDNLDAVIKANYYCNEYGLDTISMGGTVACAMELFDRGIITLKDTEGLELTFGNADAMVEAVRLAGIGQGFGKKLALGSYRLASLYGHPELSMTVKKQEMPAYDPRAVQGIGLNYATNNRGGCHVRGYTISPEVLGVPVKVDKDSIDGKAELVALFQNLTAALDSSGSCLFATFGIGAPEFAELMTALTGFAYTGDSFIEAGERIWNLERLWNLKAGLTAADDTLPPRLLSEPIVTGPSKGAVSRLPEMLPLYYGVRGWDANGVPTPEKLSALALA
- a CDS encoding MoaD/ThiS family protein, translated to MKISYFALLRDATKKSHEVWQRPAATLRDLLRDLVAEYGPNFARWILKDGELAGYAIILVNGQDVRGLQGLDTPLSLDSDVFIFPPLAGG